One region of Sulfuriroseicoccus oceanibius genomic DNA includes:
- a CDS encoding ABC transporter ATP-binding protein yields the protein MDLTEAESASDGSAVRIRGLAKDFKIPLRRKLFRAVDDVSLDVEEGEVYGLIGPNGSGKSTTMKVMLGIMSPTEGECRIFGRPAGRADSRREVGYLPENPYFYKHLTGAETMRFYGGLCGLKGKALRQRADELLDMVGLSDAADRRIGGYSKGMLQRIGLAQAVIHNPRLVVLDEPTAGVDPMGSRQIRDLILDLKKRGITVFLTSHLLEQVQEVCDRVGIIFRGRMLRQGRLDEMVAVEDQTEVVLSHPSPALLDRIQALVADDEAASVVRMGHPRTSLERLFIEATSEQAALEDETK from the coding sequence ATGGATTTGACCGAGGCAGAGAGCGCTTCCGATGGATCCGCGGTGAGGATCCGCGGGTTGGCGAAGGATTTTAAGATTCCGTTGCGGCGGAAATTGTTCCGCGCTGTGGATGATGTGTCGTTGGATGTCGAGGAAGGTGAGGTCTATGGATTGATCGGTCCGAACGGCTCCGGCAAGTCGACGACGATGAAGGTGATGCTTGGTATCATGAGCCCGACCGAGGGGGAGTGTCGCATTTTCGGGCGGCCTGCGGGACGTGCGGACAGTCGGCGTGAGGTTGGCTACTTGCCGGAGAATCCATACTTTTACAAGCATCTGACCGGCGCTGAGACGATGCGCTTTTACGGCGGTCTTTGCGGGCTGAAGGGGAAAGCGCTGCGCCAGCGTGCGGACGAGTTGCTCGACATGGTGGGGCTGAGTGATGCGGCGGATCGTCGCATTGGTGGCTATTCGAAGGGGATGCTGCAGCGGATTGGGCTCGCGCAGGCGGTGATTCATAACCCGCGCCTGGTGGTGCTGGATGAACCGACTGCCGGTGTGGATCCAATGGGCTCACGCCAGATCCGTGATTTGATTTTGGATCTGAAGAAGCGTGGGATTACCGTGTTTTTGACATCGCACCTGCTCGAACAAGTGCAGGAGGTGTGTGATCGGGTGGGGATTATTTTCCGCGGGAGGATGCTGAGACAGGGGCGGCTTGACGAGATGGTCGCGGTTGAGGATCAGACCGAGGTGGTGTTGAGCCATCCGTCACCGGCCCTGTTGGATCGGATTCAGGCATTGGTGGCCGATGACGAGGCTGCTTCGGTGGTGCGTATGGGGCATCCGCGGACGTCATTGGAGCGGCTTTTTATCGAGGCGACGAGCGAGCAAGCAGCATTGGAGGACGAGACGAAATGA
- a CDS encoding ABC transporter permease, translating into MSDDVNLIGGAPIGGSRGLFSIRRVGVLGYHTFQQLVRMRVFYFLAIFAVILIASSLFVLRYNSPEQELKILKDFGLGAMTLFVSVFAVVATSMLIPKDIEDRTLYTVLSKPVLRIEYLLGKLVGVVALLGVSLVVMDALFTGVLYLREVAVMDEQVRQLEAAGYSDDAIEAVRQLVSKAGVTWSLQVGVFAVLCKGVVLAALTLLVSTVASSSLFTMVVAITAFFVGHVQADVRAFYEASGLGGGVMSVISAVMVLMFPDFQMFNVVDAAVGGEVLGWDVAGTLGGLAGGYVLVYVLLAWVAFFDKEL; encoded by the coding sequence ATGAGCGACGATGTGAATTTGATTGGGGGCGCTCCTATCGGGGGATCGCGTGGGTTGTTTTCGATTCGGCGGGTGGGGGTGCTGGGATATCACACCTTTCAGCAGTTGGTTCGGATGCGGGTTTTCTATTTCCTGGCGATCTTTGCGGTGATTTTGATCGCGAGTTCGCTTTTCGTGCTGCGGTATAACAGTCCGGAGCAGGAGTTGAAGATACTGAAGGACTTCGGGCTGGGGGCGATGACCTTGTTTGTCAGTGTGTTTGCCGTGGTTGCAACCTCGATGCTGATTCCCAAGGATATAGAGGACAGGACTTTGTACACGGTGCTCTCAAAGCCGGTTTTGAGGATTGAGTATCTGCTCGGCAAGCTGGTGGGTGTGGTGGCGTTGCTGGGCGTCAGCCTTGTCGTGATGGATGCGCTTTTCACCGGTGTACTTTACTTGCGGGAGGTTGCGGTGATGGACGAGCAAGTGCGGCAGCTTGAGGCTGCGGGCTATTCTGACGACGCGATTGAAGCGGTGCGTCAGTTGGTTTCGAAGGCAGGTGTGACGTGGTCGTTGCAGGTTGGGGTGTTTGCGGTGTTGTGCAAGGGCGTGGTGTTGGCGGCGTTGACGTTGTTGGTGAGCACGGTGGCGAGCAGTTCGCTTTTCACGATGGTGGTGGCGATCACTGCGTTTTTCGTCGGCCATGTGCAGGCGGATGTGCGGGCGTTTTACGAAGCGAGCGGGCTTGGCGGTGGGGTGATGTCGGTGATTTCCGCAGTGATGGTGTTGATGTTCCCCGATTTTCAGATGTTCAACGTGGTGGATGCCGCGGTGGGTGGGGAAGTGTTGGGCTGGGATGTCGCGGGGACTTTGGGTGGATTGGCTGGCGGCTATGTGCTGGTCTACGTGTTGCTGGCGTGGGTCGCGTTTTTTGACAAGGAGCTGTAG
- a CDS encoding metallophosphoesterase family protein: protein MKYAIFGDIHANLEALETVLADAKEQGCDKYVCLGDIVGYNANPRECLEIVRSLDCPVIKGNHDEECSRDTPLEGLNPLAFAALTWAREQMVPSEKEYLRNLRFVRQVSDFTVVHATLDSPSSWAYVTNKFDAMASFNYQFTSVCFYGHTHVPMAFVQNDGGRPDQRMEEVVEIKPGEKYFINVGSVGQPRDGDWRASYAIYDKAAKTVTTRRLEYDIRKTQEKILAAGLPEGLADRLAEGH, encoded by the coding sequence ATGAAATACGCCATCTTCGGTGACATCCACGCCAACCTGGAAGCACTTGAAACTGTGCTCGCTGACGCCAAGGAACAGGGATGTGACAAGTATGTCTGTCTTGGTGATATCGTTGGCTACAATGCCAATCCTCGTGAATGCCTGGAAATTGTCCGCAGTTTGGATTGTCCGGTGATCAAGGGGAACCACGATGAAGAGTGCTCGCGGGATACACCTCTGGAGGGGCTCAATCCATTGGCTTTTGCTGCTCTGACGTGGGCGCGTGAGCAGATGGTGCCTTCGGAGAAGGAGTATTTGCGCAACCTGCGCTTCGTGCGCCAGGTGTCTGATTTCACGGTCGTTCACGCGACATTGGATTCGCCGTCGAGTTGGGCATACGTGACCAACAAGTTCGACGCCATGGCGAGCTTCAACTACCAGTTCACTTCCGTGTGTTTCTACGGCCACACCCACGTTCCGATGGCATTCGTGCAGAACGACGGTGGGCGTCCGGATCAGCGGATGGAAGAGGTTGTGGAGATCAAGCCGGGTGAGAAGTATTTCATCAATGTGGGGAGTGTCGGTCAGCCGCGTGACGGGGACTGGCGTGCGTCCTACGCGATCTACGACAAGGCGGCGAAAACTGTGACCACGCGTCGCTTGGAGTACGATATTCGCAAGACCCAGGAGAAAATTCTCGCTGCAGGGCTGCCAGAAGGTTTGGCGGATCGTCTTGCGGAAGGTCATTGA